A part of Saliniradius amylolyticus genomic DNA contains:
- a CDS encoding tryptophan 2,3-dioxygenase family protein, whose product MQKNQEPVYYGDYLQLDKLLAAQAPHSSRYGETAHDETLFIIVHQVYELWFKQVLHELGSVMDTFSEQEVKDQQLTTVVHRLRRIITIQELMNDQIGVMETMTPQEFLTFRDYLIPASGFQSIQFKRLEISLGLKRDYRIDFDKQSFYQRLEEQDRHYLEKLENRPSLFELVESWLERMPLLEFGDFKFWELYNSAATAMLAEDEQTVQSNQTLNEKQRETELEGIEQTKGVFNALLDDKEYKKLQQKDELRLSQRAMLSSLFICQYQEEPLFNLPYQLITCLTEIDEKLTIWRYRHAMMVQRMLGSKIGTGGSSGHEYLKRTTESNRIFKDFFNMSTFLLPKKALPDLPQEVRESLGFHLSRV is encoded by the coding sequence ATGCAAAAAAATCAAGAACCTGTTTACTACGGCGATTATCTGCAACTGGATAAATTATTGGCGGCGCAGGCGCCCCATAGCAGTCGCTACGGAGAGACAGCCCATGATGAAACCCTGTTTATTATTGTGCATCAGGTGTATGAGCTTTGGTTCAAGCAGGTACTGCATGAGTTGGGCTCAGTGATGGATACCTTTTCCGAGCAAGAGGTCAAGGATCAGCAACTGACCACCGTTGTACACCGTCTGCGTCGGATCATTACCATTCAGGAATTGATGAACGATCAAATCGGCGTGATGGAAACCATGACCCCACAGGAGTTTTTGACGTTCCGGGATTACTTGATCCCTGCATCCGGCTTTCAAAGCATTCAGTTCAAACGCCTGGAGATAAGCCTGGGATTAAAACGCGACTATCGCATCGACTTTGATAAGCAGTCTTTCTATCAGCGACTGGAAGAACAGGATCGCCACTACCTGGAAAAGCTGGAAAACAGGCCCTCGCTGTTTGAACTGGTAGAGTCATGGCTCGAGCGCATGCCTCTTTTAGAGTTTGGCGATTTTAAGTTTTGGGAGCTCTATAATAGTGCCGCCACTGCTATGTTGGCCGAGGATGAGCAAACCGTTCAAAGCAACCAGACTCTTAATGAGAAGCAGCGTGAGACGGAACTAGAAGGCATCGAACAGACCAAGGGCGTGTTTAATGCCTTATTGGATGATAAAGAGTATAAAAAACTGCAACAAAAAGATGAGCTACGGTTGTCGCAACGAGCCATGCTGTCATCGCTATTTATCTGCCAATATCAGGAAGAACCGCTGTTCAACTTGCCCTATCAATTGATTACCTGCCTGACGGAAATTGATGAGAAGTTGACCATCTGGCGTTATCGCCATGCCATGATGGTACAGCGAATGCTGGGCTCAAAGATTGGGACTGGCGGCTCCTCGGGTCACGAATATCTCAAGCGTACTACCGAATCGAACAGGATCTTTAAAGACTTCTTTAACATGTCGACCTTCCTGTTACCTAAAAAAGCGTTACCTGACTTGCCGCAGGAAGTAAGAGAGAGTTTAGGGTTTCATCTGTCGAGAGTGTAA
- a CDS encoding TonB-dependent receptor plug domain-containing protein, which produces MYTNSKLAKSVRLALAFGVASTATVAGNAIAQEEGADDVEKISVTGSRIKRTDMESASPISVFSAEDIEASGFTTLENFVQAVPAMNGGAEGSNVNNGSRGFATASLRGLGSGRTLVLINGRRYASGDLNSIPVSFVERVEVLRDGASTIYGSDAIAGVINFITKRDFEGVEITAQHDVTTENDGEITKFAVTTGTSSDKGNVVLALEYSDRNAIFQGDREFAECPIFERNGEKVCGGSGTIPYGQFFNANYSGHVVDPMTGEVRPFDQAVDGFNYATTSKMQTPQQVFSINGSATYEITNDTMVFAEGGFTNRKSDQLMAPEGTFWAPLMPATNPYNPVGEDIFVARRLRETAGREFTQDFSDYRMVFGFEGYFDNGVSWDLAYNYARYVDARLDNGRVNPTRIETLLDPAKCDDDAACPEVWNILEAGTLTDEMINYAFVPNSPIVRSTVKQLMGNLSGDFGTFELPGGAPMWAAGFEQRWEDYSNTPDGAASIGQIYSVAGDPTQGQFEVTEFYGEVSLPVLETVSISAAVRSTDYSFLDDRATNSKIGVEWEPLDGLLLRTTVADGFRAPSITELFAPQAETNLAYNDPCENYGSSNVSQTVKDNCAADGLPGNFELSSNQSSTVEGGNTELEPEESESLTAGVVYTHDSGFTAALDYFDIEITNGIGTVGTDNVVNGCYSSPDFSSPLCDFIEGPSLTGDAPHPTSPYRSALGTVAGVLLVNENLSTFQTSGVDFDFSYSMPMGAGDLSMRVDGTWLNEYTYLPYEGADVVEAAGKVAADQWETTLAVFPEWRTNIGLMYTAGDFSLNWTSRYQSEGEDIFASEDNLDNIADSIWYHDVQGTYYMKNYSFTLGVRNLLDEEPPYITNNQDMNTINQSYDVAGRYMYARVTAKF; this is translated from the coding sequence ATGTATACAAATTCCAAGTTGGCGAAGTCCGTTCGCCTAGCCTTAGCGTTTGGTGTTGCTTCTACTGCAACTGTAGCCGGCAACGCTATTGCTCAAGAAGAAGGTGCTGACGATGTTGAAAAAATCTCAGTTACCGGTTCTCGAATCAAGCGTACAGACATGGAGTCTGCAAGCCCAATCAGTGTGTTTTCTGCTGAAGACATTGAGGCCTCAGGCTTTACTACTCTAGAAAACTTCGTGCAGGCTGTTCCTGCGATGAACGGTGGTGCGGAAGGTAGTAATGTGAACAACGGTTCGCGTGGCTTTGCAACAGCGTCTCTGCGTGGTCTTGGTTCAGGTCGTACTCTGGTTCTTATTAATGGTCGCCGTTATGCATCAGGTGATTTGAACTCCATTCCTGTATCTTTCGTTGAGCGTGTTGAGGTACTCAGAGATGGCGCCTCAACTATCTATGGTTCTGATGCAATCGCTGGTGTTATTAACTTCATCACTAAGCGTGATTTTGAGGGCGTTGAAATCACCGCCCAGCACGATGTTACTACTGAAAACGATGGTGAGATCACCAAGTTTGCGGTCACCACTGGTACTTCCAGTGATAAAGGCAATGTGGTTTTGGCCTTGGAATACAGCGACCGTAATGCAATTTTCCAGGGTGACCGCGAGTTTGCTGAGTGCCCAATCTTTGAACGGAATGGTGAGAAGGTTTGTGGGGGTTCCGGTACTATCCCATACGGCCAGTTCTTCAATGCAAACTACTCTGGCCACGTCGTTGACCCAATGACAGGCGAAGTTCGTCCTTTCGACCAGGCGGTTGATGGCTTTAACTACGCTACAACCTCTAAAATGCAGACTCCTCAGCAGGTGTTCTCAATCAACGGTTCTGCAACCTATGAAATCACTAACGACACTATGGTGTTCGCTGAGGGTGGTTTCACAAACCGTAAATCAGACCAGTTGATGGCTCCAGAGGGTACTTTCTGGGCACCTCTGATGCCTGCAACCAACCCCTACAATCCAGTTGGCGAAGATATCTTTGTTGCTCGTCGTCTGCGTGAAACCGCCGGCCGTGAGTTTACTCAGGACTTCTCGGACTACCGTATGGTATTCGGTTTTGAAGGCTACTTCGATAACGGTGTTTCTTGGGACTTGGCCTACAACTATGCGCGTTACGTAGATGCGCGTCTTGACAATGGTCGTGTAAACCCAACTCGCATTGAAACGCTGCTTGATCCTGCGAAGTGTGATGATGATGCAGCTTGCCCAGAAGTATGGAATATTCTGGAAGCGGGTACGTTGACCGACGAGATGATCAACTACGCATTTGTACCGAACTCTCCAATTGTTCGCAGTACTGTTAAGCAGTTAATGGGTAACTTGTCCGGTGACTTCGGAACTTTCGAACTGCCTGGCGGTGCTCCAATGTGGGCGGCTGGTTTTGAGCAGCGTTGGGAAGATTACAGCAACACGCCTGACGGTGCAGCCTCAATCGGTCAAATATACTCCGTAGCTGGTGATCCTACACAAGGTCAGTTTGAAGTAACGGAATTTTACGGTGAGGTTTCCTTGCCAGTACTGGAAACCGTAAGTATCTCTGCGGCTGTTCGTTCAACTGACTACTCCTTCTTGGATGACCGCGCAACCAATTCTAAAATTGGCGTCGAGTGGGAACCCCTAGATGGCTTATTGCTGAGAACGACGGTAGCCGATGGTTTCCGTGCTCCAAGCATAACCGAGTTGTTTGCTCCTCAGGCAGAGACTAACTTGGCTTACAACGATCCTTGTGAGAACTATGGTTCGTCCAACGTATCTCAGACTGTAAAAGATAACTGTGCGGCCGATGGCCTGCCTGGTAACTTCGAGCTGTCTTCTAACCAATCGAGCACAGTAGAAGGTGGTAATACAGAACTTGAGCCGGAAGAGTCAGAGAGCTTGACTGCGGGTGTCGTCTACACTCACGACAGCGGCTTCACTGCAGCGTTGGATTATTTCGATATCGAGATCACAAACGGTATCGGCACTGTTGGTACTGACAACGTGGTAAATGGTTGCTATAGCTCTCCAGACTTCTCTAGCCCATTGTGTGATTTCATCGAAGGTCCTTCACTGACTGGCGATGCACCTCACCCAACGTCTCCTTACCGTAGTGCCCTTGGTACTGTGGCTGGTGTACTGCTAGTTAATGAGAACCTGTCAACGTTCCAAACTTCAGGTGTGGACTTTGACTTCTCATATTCAATGCCAATGGGTGCGGGTGACCTGTCAATGCGTGTAGATGGTACTTGGTTGAACGAGTACACCTATCTTCCGTATGAAGGCGCTGACGTGGTTGAAGCTGCAGGTAAAGTAGCTGCCGACCAGTGGGAAACTACACTGGCAGTATTCCCTGAATGGCGTACCAACATTGGCTTAATGTATACGGCGGGTGACTTCTCCCTGAACTGGACAAGTCGTTACCAGTCAGAAGGTGAAGATATCTTTGCTTCAGAAGATAACCTGGACAACATCGCAGATTCTATCTGGTACCACGATGTACAGGGCACTTACTACATGAAGAACTATAGCTTCACTTTGGGTGTACGTAACCTGCTCGATGAAGAGCCTCCATACATTACTAACAACCAAGACATGAACACCATTAACCAGTCGTATGACGTAGCAGGCCGCTACATGTACGCACGAGTTACTGCGAAGTTCTAA
- a CDS encoding 2OG-Fe(II) oxygenase family protein, whose amino-acid sequence MPPSNTVQSYIERAFSLYSSGHVKEARQLAMKIAGQGIAFPNMYNLLAGCERRLGNYNDSESYYKNALKYEAKNPQTYNGYGLLLSSMGEEERAEELFNQVLKLDSANIDGLLNLASLYKRKHRLNCALLTLEKAIKAHPGKPSVVIPYVDILATLKHESALMQQLSSVERHKDRFSEQQLVSLGKVLRRCGKYSEALSWLTYGLTRYTGSIALRQLAAMCCQLSGQKERAEDLLKDCLKIDETDFKTHEILSELLWLRNEKDSFAYYRAALEKYPENQPVLAGMLLKLIKVEHFDEANEYISRLLKLNASNPYAHAAKGYISRETGSFEQAISSYRKASNLAPGNSNFLRELAVCHMVNQEYPAADEYIQKLIKSNPYDQGWWACKATLLRLMGRMDEYYGLYNYSDFVQVYSCLENIKGQSSDCFLDELKCRLEEFHRDKNHPIDQSLRHGTQTMDNLFDMMDPTIQRLRTAIDASLERYIQQLPVDDSHPFLRRVSSGFKYQGSWSVKLKSSGFHKNHYHHEGWISAPLYVDIPSMNGTDGQGWLKLGQPELSRFIELEPDYVVKPKEGCVVFFPSYMWHGTIPFTSQSNRLSVAFDVVPK is encoded by the coding sequence ATGCCGCCATCCAATACAGTCCAGTCATATATTGAAAGGGCTTTTTCTCTATACAGCTCTGGTCACGTCAAGGAAGCCAGACAACTCGCTATGAAAATAGCCGGTCAGGGAATTGCTTTTCCTAATATGTATAACTTACTCGCTGGATGTGAGAGACGGCTGGGTAACTATAATGACAGTGAGTCCTACTATAAGAATGCGTTAAAGTATGAGGCAAAAAACCCACAAACTTATAACGGCTACGGGTTGCTATTAAGTTCAATGGGGGAAGAAGAACGGGCAGAGGAGCTGTTCAATCAGGTTCTTAAATTAGATAGTGCAAATATAGATGGTCTACTGAACCTTGCGAGCCTATACAAAAGGAAGCACCGATTAAACTGCGCTCTATTAACCTTAGAAAAGGCGATAAAGGCCCACCCCGGTAAACCGAGTGTGGTGATACCTTATGTTGATATCCTTGCGACGCTAAAACACGAGAGTGCATTAATGCAGCAGTTGAGTTCAGTAGAGAGGCATAAGGATCGCTTTTCAGAACAACAGTTAGTGAGTCTGGGAAAAGTCTTGCGTCGTTGCGGTAAGTATTCGGAGGCATTAAGTTGGCTCACTTATGGACTAACTCGCTATACAGGGTCAATAGCCCTTCGGCAACTTGCGGCTATGTGTTGTCAGCTATCTGGGCAGAAGGAAAGAGCGGAAGATTTGCTCAAGGATTGCTTAAAGATCGATGAGACAGATTTTAAGACCCACGAAATACTCTCGGAACTACTATGGCTGAGAAATGAAAAGGATAGTTTCGCCTATTATCGGGCTGCACTAGAAAAGTATCCCGAGAACCAACCTGTTTTAGCAGGTATGTTATTAAAGCTGATTAAGGTTGAGCATTTTGACGAGGCCAATGAATACATTAGTCGCCTTCTTAAGCTTAATGCCAGCAACCCATACGCTCATGCTGCTAAAGGTTATATTAGCCGGGAAACCGGGAGTTTCGAACAGGCCATTTCTTCATATAGGAAGGCGAGTAACCTGGCCCCGGGAAATTCAAACTTTTTAAGGGAGCTTGCTGTCTGCCACATGGTGAATCAAGAGTACCCGGCGGCGGATGAATACATCCAAAAGCTCATCAAGAGCAATCCCTACGACCAAGGGTGGTGGGCTTGTAAAGCTACTTTGCTCAGGCTGATGGGGCGTATGGATGAATATTATGGTCTGTATAACTATAGTGATTTTGTCCAAGTATACAGTTGCTTGGAGAATATAAAAGGACAGAGCTCCGATTGCTTTCTTGATGAATTGAAGTGTCGGCTAGAGGAGTTTCACAGGGACAAAAACCACCCAATAGATCAATCTCTTCGTCATGGAACCCAGACGATGGATAATCTATTCGACATGATGGATCCAACCATTCAACGATTAAGGACCGCGATTGACGCTTCCTTGGAGCGCTATATTCAACAGCTACCCGTAGATGACTCACATCCGTTTTTGAGGAGAGTGTCGTCAGGTTTTAAGTACCAGGGCTCATGGTCTGTGAAGCTTAAATCATCGGGATTTCATAAGAATCATTACCACCATGAAGGTTGGATCAGTGCCCCGTTATATGTAGATATTCCCAGTATGAACGGGACAGATGGACAAGGCTGGCTGAAACTGGGCCAGCCCGAATTGAGCCGGTTTATTGAGCTTGAGCCTGATTATGTGGTGAAGCCTAAGGAAGGGTGTGTTGTATTTTTTCCATCGTATATGTGGCATGGGACAATTCCTTTTACTTCACAGTCAAACAGGCTAAGCGTTGCATTTGATGTTGTTCCTAAGTGA
- a CDS encoding SAM-dependent methyltransferase produces the protein MYWGPIQPKSEENEKELEIHPGVIDMPKDELMLASCSYILGNIYGFKKSVEKGMAVDRDGQYIPLYTYPTIEYLRQFDLSKKVVFEFGGGASTLYWMERAEKVYTVENNAKWYEKLKAMVNNNVELLYAAGEQFPKVIKSIGGRLDLIVVDGAGYRYDCARFAVECLSDNGVIILDNADWHPNTAKMLKNSGLLQVDMYGFKPTESHTSTTSLFLKRNFDFPTRQTKQPAFGWGAKELHSDDWDKQLLD, from the coding sequence ATGTATTGGGGACCTATACAGCCAAAAAGTGAAGAAAATGAGAAGGAGCTAGAGATTCATCCTGGGGTCATCGATATGCCAAAGGATGAGTTAATGCTTGCTTCCTGTAGTTATATTTTGGGTAATATTTATGGATTTAAAAAATCAGTGGAAAAAGGGATGGCCGTTGATAGGGATGGTCAGTATATCCCGCTGTATACTTACCCTACGATAGAGTACTTAAGGCAGTTTGACCTTTCTAAAAAGGTCGTGTTTGAGTTTGGCGGAGGTGCGTCGACACTTTATTGGATGGAGCGAGCTGAGAAAGTTTACACTGTTGAGAATAACGCTAAGTGGTATGAAAAGCTAAAGGCAATGGTGAACAACAATGTTGAACTTCTGTATGCGGCGGGGGAACAGTTCCCTAAAGTAATCAAGAGCATAGGGGGGCGTTTAGATCTGATTGTTGTCGATGGAGCCGGGTATCGCTATGACTGCGCTCGCTTCGCTGTCGAATGTTTGTCTGATAATGGTGTAATCATTTTGGATAATGCGGACTGGCATCCAAACACGGCTAAAATGTTAAAAAACTCGGGGCTACTTCAAGTGGATATGTATGGCTTTAAGCCGACAGAGTCGCACACTTCAACAACCTCTTTATTCCTTAAGCGGAATTTTGATTTTCCGACACGTCAGACAAAGCAACCTGCTTTTGGTTGGGGTGCAAAGGAGTTGCATTCGGACGATTGGGATAAGCAGCTTTTAGACTAG
- a CDS encoding DUF3450 domain-containing protein, which produces MSKRNLIASAVIGAFALGSSQVVSADPLKTLQQEEAKIHKAAAQSQEKINRIYEQTQELLAEYRQVVDETENLKVYNDHVAGLVADQEDAIASLQRQIDNIEGVKRGVVPLMYRMIDSLEKFIDLDLPINLDERNARVAKLRDLMSRSDVTTSEQFRQVLEAYLVELEYGTRIRAYQGELSYNGQQISADFFNLGRTALLALSLDQKNAWVWNNDARAWEELGDEYIGSVTKAVKMAKKLVPSDLVKLPIKAAE; this is translated from the coding sequence ATGAGCAAGAGAAATCTAATCGCTTCTGCCGTTATCGGCGCGTTTGCGCTAGGTAGCAGCCAGGTAGTCTCTGCAGACCCATTAAAAACTTTGCAACAAGAAGAAGCAAAGATTCATAAGGCTGCAGCGCAATCTCAAGAGAAGATCAACAGAATCTACGAACAGACTCAGGAGCTTTTGGCAGAGTACCGTCAGGTGGTCGATGAGACTGAAAACCTGAAAGTGTACAACGACCACGTAGCAGGCTTGGTTGCTGACCAGGAAGATGCTATTGCGTCTTTGCAACGTCAGATCGACAACATTGAAGGCGTTAAACGTGGCGTAGTTCCTTTGATGTATCGCATGATCGATTCACTGGAGAAATTCATTGACTTGGATCTGCCCATCAATCTGGACGAGCGTAATGCTCGTGTTGCTAAGCTTCGTGATTTGATGAGCCGCTCTGATGTCACAACTTCCGAGCAGTTCCGTCAGGTACTGGAAGCTTACTTGGTTGAGTTGGAGTACGGCACTCGCATCCGTGCCTATCAGGGGGAGCTGAGCTACAACGGTCAGCAGATCTCGGCCGACTTCTTCAACTTGGGGCGTACGGCCTTGCTGGCTCTGTCTCTTGACCAGAAAAACGCCTGGGTATGGAATAACGATGCCCGCGCTTGGGAAGAGCTAGGCGATGAGTATATCGGCTCAGTTACCAAAGCTGTGAAAATGGCTAAGAAACTGGTGCCCAGCGACCTTGTTAAACTACCAATTAAAGCCGCGGAGTAA
- a CDS encoding MotA/TolQ/ExbB proton channel family protein, translating into MKHLVKSALLTAAVAVSAAPVYAQSSNTLDQLLEEVKKDRISETRINEQREREFLSERADKQALLRQARADLKAEEERGERLSEQYQQNEVRLADKEQELKNATGTLGEMFGVVRQAAGEAYGRISTSIVSAEYPGRGEFLEEMSSESKGLPNISELEELWIALQTEMTESGKISRFNTEVVKLDGGSETQEVVRVGTFNLIGNQGYLQFSTENNQVQPLGRQPGDHMVSAAQDYKESTSGVHPLYVDPSQGSILGLLTAKATLMERYHAGGLPGYIITGLFALGVLISLYKLVTLTAMGGKIRTQLNNTGNPSASNPLGRILKVYQENKDADAENLEMKLDEAILRELPKIESGVNIIKILAAIAPLLGLLGTVIGMIATFQTITLFGTGDPRMMAGSISMALVTTAQGIIAALPLILLHSIVAGRAKSITHVLDEQAAGIVAAHAEVEKA; encoded by the coding sequence ATGAAACACTTAGTTAAATCTGCCTTACTTACGGCAGCGGTTGCTGTAAGTGCTGCACCAGTCTATGCACAATCCAGTAATACACTGGATCAGTTGCTGGAAGAAGTGAAGAAAGATCGCATTTCAGAGACACGCATCAACGAGCAACGTGAGCGTGAGTTTCTTTCCGAGCGCGCCGACAAACAAGCTTTGTTGCGTCAAGCACGCGCTGACCTGAAAGCTGAAGAAGAACGCGGTGAGCGTTTGTCCGAACAGTATCAGCAAAACGAAGTGCGTTTGGCCGATAAAGAGCAAGAACTGAAGAATGCCACCGGTACTCTGGGTGAGATGTTTGGTGTGGTTCGTCAGGCTGCAGGTGAAGCCTATGGCCGTATCTCTACCTCTATTGTGAGTGCCGAATACCCAGGTCGTGGCGAGTTCTTAGAAGAAATGTCTTCTGAGTCTAAAGGTTTGCCTAATATCAGCGAACTTGAAGAGCTGTGGATTGCTCTGCAAACTGAAATGACCGAGTCCGGCAAGATCTCTCGCTTCAACACCGAAGTGGTGAAGCTGGATGGTGGTTCTGAAACTCAGGAAGTGGTTCGTGTAGGTACCTTTAACCTGATCGGTAACCAAGGTTACCTGCAGTTCAGCACCGAGAACAACCAGGTACAGCCTTTAGGCCGTCAGCCTGGCGATCACATGGTGTCTGCTGCGCAGGACTACAAAGAATCAACTTCTGGCGTACACCCTTTGTATGTTGACCCGTCTCAAGGTTCTATCCTGGGGCTGTTGACCGCTAAGGCAACCTTGATGGAGCGTTATCACGCCGGTGGCTTGCCAGGCTACATCATTACAGGCCTGTTTGCCTTGGGTGTGCTTATCTCACTGTACAAGCTGGTCACTCTGACAGCGATGGGCGGTAAAATCCGTACTCAGCTGAATAATACTGGTAACCCATCTGCTTCTAACCCTCTGGGCCGTATCCTGAAGGTATACCAAGAGAACAAAGACGCCGATGCAGAAAATCTGGAAATGAAGTTGGATGAAGCTATTTTGCGTGAGCTTCCTAAGATTGAAAGTGGTGTAAACATCATCAAGATCTTGGCGGCCATTGCGCCATTGCTGGGTCTACTGGGTACCGTAATTGGTATGATCGCCACCTTCCAGACCATTACTCTGTTTGGTACGGGCGACCCTCGTATGATGGCAGGTAGTATCTCCATGGCTCTGGTAACAACGGCACAGGGTATTATCGCGGCTCTGCCACTGATCCTGCTACACAGCATTGTTGCTGGCCGTGCGAAGTCCATTACACACGTTCTCGATGAGCAAGCTGCGGGCATCGTAGCGGCTCACGCTGAGGTGGAGAAAGCTTAA
- a CDS encoding MotA/TolQ/ExbB proton channel family protein produces the protein MLYLIELWESVRDFIATGGDVLYVVAAALFLMWIFMIERFWYVSSVFPKEMKQIISDWDAREDTTSWYAHRIREAWISQASDRLNQRLLLIKTLVAMCPLIGLLGTVTGMIAVFEVMAVQGTGNPRLMAGGISMATIPTMAGMVAALSGVFFSSRLEARVKMSKEKLVDSLPHH, from the coding sequence ATGTTATACCTGATAGAACTTTGGGAATCTGTCAGGGATTTTATCGCTACCGGCGGTGACGTGCTCTATGTCGTTGCTGCCGCGCTCTTCCTCATGTGGATCTTCATGATCGAGCGCTTTTGGTATGTGTCTTCCGTGTTTCCTAAGGAGATGAAACAGATCATTTCCGATTGGGATGCACGGGAGGATACAACATCCTGGTATGCGCATAGAATCCGTGAAGCATGGATTTCGCAAGCATCGGATAGGCTCAATCAACGTTTGCTGCTGATTAAGACTCTGGTAGCAATGTGCCCTCTGATTGGTTTGTTAGGAACCGTCACCGGGATGATAGCTGTATTCGAGGTGATGGCGGTACAAGGCACGGGGAACCCACGTCTGATGGCGGGTGGTATCTCCATGGCAACAATTCCGACAATGGCCGGAATGGTCGCCGCACTATCTGGAGTGTTTTTCAGCTCTCGCCTGGAAGCCCGGGTCAAAATGAGCAAAGAAAAACTCGTCGATAGCTTGCCTCACCATTAG
- a CDS encoding ExbD/TolR family protein codes for MARKIREEEEEAAIDMTPMLDIVFIMLIFFIVTTSFVKEAGIEVLKPAATQATKFKNANIFVAVTEDGDVWLDKRQVEVESVRSNIERLLAEQPTRVVFVQADQKAKHGVVVKVMDQIKAAGIEQISVAAKGS; via the coding sequence ATGGCTCGTAAGATTCGAGAAGAAGAAGAGGAAGCAGCAATTGATATGACTCCGATGCTCGACATCGTATTTATCATGCTGATCTTCTTTATTGTAACTACCTCCTTTGTGAAGGAGGCAGGGATCGAAGTCCTTAAGCCTGCGGCAACGCAAGCCACCAAATTTAAAAACGCCAACATCTTTGTGGCGGTCACCGAAGATGGTGATGTTTGGTTGGATAAGCGTCAGGTTGAAGTCGAAAGTGTTCGCTCAAACATTGAGCGTCTACTGGCGGAACAGCCAACTCGCGTTGTGTTTGTTCAGGCGGACCAGAAAGCGAAACACGGTGTTGTTGTGAAGGTCATGGACCAGATCAAGGCAGCGGGTATTGAGCAGATCTCTGTAGCAGCAAAGGGTAGTTAA
- a CDS encoding energy transducer TonB, which translates to MLRLIVSILVGAGVTFALFVLMAELISNSARPGEEPPPAPVIDVVMSEPDSSTQTRSRVPPPPPPPPKQPPKMEPQEPDAAEADANMNFDMPGVDVGGANVDISGPGAMMRDGEATPIVRIEPKYPIEAARDGKEGWVRLSFTINEVGGVEDIDVIDAEPKRIFDREARRALSRWKYKPKVVEGKPVKQYNMKVQLDFKLEQ; encoded by the coding sequence ATGCTTCGTCTAATAGTTTCTATACTAGTAGGTGCGGGCGTAACCTTTGCACTGTTTGTGTTAATGGCAGAATTGATTTCTAATTCCGCCCGCCCTGGAGAAGAACCGCCACCGGCACCGGTTATCGATGTCGTGATGAGTGAACCGGACTCCAGTACGCAAACACGCTCTCGGGTTCCGCCACCACCACCACCGCCACCAAAACAGCCGCCTAAGATGGAACCTCAGGAACCTGATGCGGCCGAAGCCGATGCCAACATGAACTTTGACATGCCTGGCGTCGATGTGGGTGGTGCCAATGTGGACATTTCAGGTCCAGGTGCAATGATGAGAGATGGTGAAGCCACTCCTATCGTGCGAATTGAACCTAAGTATCCCATCGAAGCGGCTCGTGACGGAAAAGAAGGTTGGGTACGTTTGTCATTCACTATCAATGAAGTGGGTGGCGTAGAAGACATCGACGTAATCGATGCCGAACCCAAGCGCATCTTTGACCGTGAAGCGCGTCGTGCATTGAGTCGTTGGAAATACAAACCGAAAGTTGTCGAAGGCAAGCCTGTCAAACAGTACAACATGAAGGTTCAACTTGACTTTAAATTGGAGCAGTAG